Proteins encoded within one genomic window of Halodesulfurarchaeum formicicum:
- a CDS encoding tryptophan--tRNA ligase, which produces MTEDTTSEDAAAGADSVALDPWGSSTIADYRALFEEFGIEAFEELLPSVPTPHYLMRRAIIFGHRDYDRVIEAMREDEPFAALSGFMPTGDPHIGHKLVFDELIWHQQQGGDTYALIADLEAHSARGLSWDEIDEHAEDYLLSLLAFGFDPEAGTLYRQSEHREVQDLSFELGIEANFSELGAIYGFDGETDVSHMQSVVTQMADILYPQLESPKPTVIPVGPDQDPHIRLARDLATRMRYFGVTTAYASFEADPAELAHVEAAYEALADEQVRCGDAADWLETHGEADQPGLAGAIEKLQAAGQEPLRPRVRFLDRNATETAFEALIEAIDGEKRVYDEHVDAFDLDHEAAERLAREIEVENGGYGFIRPSSIYHRFMTGLTGGKMSSSIPASHISLLDDPEEGADKVRAGTTGGRETAAEQRELGGRPDECPIYELYAYLLAGDDDSYAERVYEECTAGDRLCGACKAEAAEEMETFLADHQERREQMRPVLEDLEIEVRPDRI; this is translated from the coding sequence ATGACAGAGGATACAACTTCGGAGGACGCTGCCGCCGGCGCGGACTCGGTCGCGCTCGACCCGTGGGGCTCCTCCACGATCGCGGACTACCGTGCGCTGTTCGAGGAGTTCGGCATCGAGGCCTTCGAGGAGCTTCTGCCGTCGGTGCCGACCCCCCACTATCTGATGCGGCGGGCGATCATCTTCGGGCACCGGGACTACGATCGGGTGATCGAGGCCATGCGCGAGGACGAGCCCTTCGCCGCACTCTCGGGGTTCATGCCGACTGGCGACCCCCACATCGGCCACAAACTCGTCTTCGACGAACTCATCTGGCACCAACAGCAGGGCGGGGACACCTACGCCCTCATCGCCGATCTGGAGGCCCACAGCGCCCGTGGGCTCTCCTGGGACGAGATCGACGAGCACGCCGAGGACTACCTGCTCTCGCTTCTGGCCTTCGGCTTCGACCCCGAGGCGGGGACCCTCTATCGCCAGTCCGAACACCGCGAGGTTCAGGATCTTTCCTTCGAACTGGGGATCGAGGCCAACTTCTCCGAACTGGGGGCGATCTACGGTTTCGACGGCGAGACCGACGTCTCACACATGCAGAGTGTCGTCACCCAGATGGCGGACATCCTCTATCCGCAACTGGAGTCCCCGAAGCCCACCGTTATCCCGGTCGGCCCGGATCAGGACCCACACATCCGCCTGGCCCGCGATCTGGCGACCCGGATGCGGTACTTCGGCGTGACGACCGCGTATGCCAGCTTCGAGGCCGACCCGGCGGAACTGGCCCACGTCGAAGCCGCCTACGAGGCGCTGGCGGACGAGCAGGTCCGGTGTGGTGACGCCGCGGACTGGCTGGAAACCCACGGCGAGGCCGACCAGCCGGGGCTGGCGGGGGCGATCGAGAAGCTCCAGGCGGCCGGGCAGGAGCCGCTCCGGCCCCGGGTGCGCTTCCTCGACCGGAACGCGACCGAGACCGCCTTCGAGGCGCTCATCGAGGCCATCGACGGCGAGAAGCGGGTGTACGACGAGCACGTCGATGCCTTCGATCTGGATCACGAGGCGGCCGAGCGCCTGGCCCGCGAAATCGAGGTCGAGAACGGCGGCTACGGCTTCATCCGCCCCTCCTCGATCTACCACCGCTTTATGACCGGGCTCACCGGTGGGAAGATGTCCTCCTCGATCCCGGCCAGTCACATCAGCCTCCTCGACGACCCCGAGGAGGGCGCGGATAAGGTTCGAGCCGGAACGACCGGCGGCCGGGAGACCGCGGCGGAACAGCGCGAGTTGGGCGGCCGGCCCGACGAGTGTCCGATCTACGAGCTGTACGCCTACCTTCTGGCCGGGGACGACGATTCCTATGCCGAGCGGGTCTATGAGGAGTGTACGGCCGGCGACCGTCTCTGTGGGGCCTGCAAGGCCGAAGCGGCCGAGGAGATGGAGACGTTTTTGGCCGACCACCAGGAGCGCCGCGAACAGATGCGCCCGGTGCTGGAGGACCTGGAGATCGAGGTCCGACCTGACCGGATCTGA
- the pheS gene encoding phenylalanine--tRNA ligase subunit alpha translates to MKLPPIQVAVLEAASADEPTDIDDLAAQLEEKPETVTGAAFALEEAGLLSVTDRTETQVSLTEEGATYATDGLPEVRLYEAAIEAGAADEPVPMGEVLGAAALDGPAVDIALSNFARKGYGSIDSGQLSATPEADPADDEEAQALKRLAAGESLAEESLRDRLASRNLIEVTERTRRAVTLTEAGVTELMAGVEATERVDRLTPAHLQSGEWEAVTFAEYNVEAAAETPTPGKRHVLRQTAKRVKEVLVGMGFQEMAGPHVDADFWINDCLFMPQDHPARTHWDRFALENPRRIDELPEDLLERVERAHREGVGEDGEGYHSPWSRDFAAELALRGHTTSLSARYLSGEQVGELEPPQRYFSVEKAYRNDTLDATHLLEFFQIEGWVMAEDLTVRDLMGTFREFYSQFGITDLQFKPTYNPYTEPSFELFGRHPETDELIEIGNSGIFRPEMLEPLGVEADVMAWGLALERLLMLITGFEDIRDVHGTLVDLDFLRGVEVEY, encoded by the coding sequence ATGAAACTCCCACCAATCCAGGTCGCGGTGCTCGAAGCGGCGAGCGCCGACGAACCGACCGACATCGACGATCTCGCCGCACAGCTCGAGGAAAAACCAGAAACCGTCACGGGCGCGGCCTTCGCCCTGGAAGAGGCGGGGTTGCTCTCGGTGACCGACCGGACCGAGACCCAGGTCTCGCTCACCGAGGAGGGGGCGACCTACGCCACGGACGGCCTGCCCGAAGTTCGGCTCTACGAGGCCGCCATCGAGGCCGGGGCCGCGGACGAACCCGTTCCGATGGGTGAAGTGCTCGGCGCGGCCGCCCTCGACGGCCCGGCGGTCGACATCGCGCTCTCGAACTTCGCCCGGAAGGGGTATGGCAGCATCGACTCGGGGCAACTCTCCGCGACGCCCGAGGCCGATCCGGCCGACGACGAGGAGGCCCAGGCGCTGAAGCGACTGGCTGCAGGCGAGTCACTCGCCGAGGAGTCCCTGCGTGATCGCCTGGCGTCCCGGAACCTGATCGAGGTCACCGAACGCACCCGGCGGGCAGTGACGCTGACCGAGGCGGGCGTGACCGAACTCATGGCGGGCGTCGAGGCCACCGAGCGGGTCGACCGACTCACGCCGGCCCACTTGCAATCCGGGGAGTGGGAGGCGGTGACCTTCGCCGAGTACAACGTGGAGGCCGCCGCGGAGACACCCACGCCGGGCAAACGGCACGTGCTCCGGCAGACCGCAAAGCGCGTGAAGGAGGTGCTCGTGGGAATGGGCTTCCAGGAGATGGCCGGGCCACACGTCGACGCGGACTTCTGGATCAACGACTGTCTGTTCATGCCCCAGGACCACCCGGCCCGGACCCACTGGGACCGCTTTGCCCTGGAGAACCCGCGACGGATCGACGAGTTGCCCGAGGACCTGCTGGAGCGAGTCGAGCGCGCCCATCGCGAGGGCGTCGGCGAGGACGGCGAAGGGTATCACTCGCCGTGGAGCCGGGACTTCGCAGCCGAATTGGCGCTCCGAGGACACACCACCTCGCTCTCGGCTCGCTACCTCTCGGGCGAACAGGTCGGGGAGTTAGAACCGCCCCAGCGGTACTTCAGCGTCGAGAAGGCCTACCGGAACGACACCCTCGATGCGACCCACCTCCTGGAGTTCTTCCAGATCGAGGGCTGGGTGATGGCCGAGGACCTCACGGTTCGTGATCTGATGGGCACGTTCCGGGAGTTCTACAGCCAGTTCGGCATCACCGACCTGCAGTTCAAGCCCACCTACAACCCGTATACGGAGCCGAGTTTCGAGTTGTTCGGGCGGCACCCGGAGACCGACGAACTCATCGAGATCGGCAACAGCGGGATCTTCCGCCCGGAGATGCTCGAACCGCTGGGTGTCGAGGCCGACGTGATGGCCTGGGGGCTGGCACTCGAACGGTTGCTCATGCTCATAACCGGCTTCGAGGACATCCGTGACGTCCACGGGACACTCGTCGATCTCGACTTCCTTCGCGGCGTGGAGGTGGAGTACTGA
- the pheT gene encoding phenylalanine--tRNA ligase subunit beta, protein MPVVDVDPDELRDLTGRTEKTDDELKDDLFGLGIEYEGETEDGKLRLEFEADRLDRLSITGIARSLRYQYGDLSGIYVPDTNDPEWTIEVAESVPDERPYVTGAIVRGLDLDETDLEAIIQLQEKLHATMGRKRAKGAIGVHDLTMLKGAPADGGAGKSIRYQGVEPAGDRFVPLDSDAEMTPAQVLTDHSTGREYADLVSDYERYPAIYDDIGLFSFPPVINGRRTEVSTQSRDLFIEMTGTDQWTIDKMLAIMVYALDARGGQVESVTVDYPDRSVVRPDLSLSQKTLAHETVEDTLGLSLSPEELHDLIDRSGLEIAAERTEDGTRAYEVSIPPYRVDVLHPVDLIDDVGRAYGFNNLVPRYPDVSTVGGRTEASRHEEAVRDLLVGLGFEDLLNFNLTSDGELFDRMGLDREADAFGAGEPPRLIESYSEDFTHLRTWALPSLMQVLENNTHRAYPQHLSEIGFVAQVDSSTVTNVAEGRSVAAVLAGPEATYEDAKGRLQVLADHFGVDLTTPATDHPSFIDGRVAEIRLDGDSVGVIGELHPAVLVEHDLEVPVAGFEFELGALR, encoded by the coding sequence ATGCCGGTCGTCGACGTCGATCCCGACGAACTTCGGGACCTGACCGGCCGCACCGAGAAGACCGACGACGAACTCAAAGACGACCTGTTCGGCCTCGGGATCGAGTACGAGGGCGAGACCGAGGACGGCAAACTCCGCCTGGAGTTCGAGGCCGACCGGCTGGATCGGCTCTCGATCACCGGGATCGCCCGGTCGCTTCGCTACCAGTACGGGGACCTGAGCGGGATCTACGTGCCGGACACGAACGACCCCGAGTGGACGATCGAGGTGGCCGAGAGCGTGCCCGACGAGCGCCCCTACGTCACGGGAGCGATCGTCCGCGGCCTGGACCTGGACGAGACCGACCTGGAGGCGATCATCCAGCTCCAGGAGAAGCTCCACGCCACGATGGGTCGCAAGCGCGCCAAGGGCGCGATCGGCGTCCACGATCTGACGATGCTGAAGGGCGCGCCCGCCGACGGCGGAGCGGGGAAGTCCATCCGCTATCAGGGTGTCGAACCCGCGGGGGACCGCTTCGTGCCTCTCGATAGCGACGCCGAGATGACCCCGGCACAGGTCCTGACCGACCACTCGACGGGGCGGGAGTACGCCGACCTGGTGAGCGACTACGAGCGCTACCCGGCGATCTACGACGACATCGGGCTGTTCAGCTTCCCGCCGGTTATCAACGGTCGGCGCACGGAGGTCTCGACCCAGTCCCGTGATCTGTTCATCGAGATGACCGGGACCGACCAGTGGACCATCGACAAGATGCTCGCCATCATGGTCTACGCCCTCGATGCCCGGGGTGGGCAGGTCGAGTCGGTGACGGTGGACTATCCGGACCGAAGCGTGGTCCGGCCGGACCTCTCGCTCTCCCAGAAGACACTCGCCCACGAGACAGTCGAGGACACGCTCGGTCTCTCGCTCTCCCCCGAGGAACTGCATGACTTGATCGACCGCTCCGGGCTGGAGATCGCCGCGGAACGGACCGAGGACGGAACACGGGCGTACGAGGTCTCGATCCCGCCTTACCGGGTCGACGTGCTCCACCCGGTGGACCTGATCGACGACGTGGGCCGGGCGTATGGCTTCAACAACCTCGTCCCGCGGTACCCCGACGTGAGTACCGTCGGGGGGCGAACCGAGGCTTCGCGTCACGAGGAAGCCGTGCGAGACCTGCTGGTCGGGCTCGGGTTCGAGGATCTGCTGAACTTCAACCTCACGAGCGACGGGGAGCTCTTCGACCGGATGGGCCTCGACCGGGAGGCAGACGCCTTCGGGGCCGGTGAGCCGCCGCGGCTCATCGAGTCCTACAGCGAGGACTTCACCCACCTGCGGACCTGGGCGCTTCCCTCGCTCATGCAGGTGCTGGAGAACAACACCCATCGCGCCTACCCACAGCACCTCTCGGAGATCGGCTTCGTCGCGCAGGTCGATTCCTCGACGGTCACGAACGTGGCCGAGGGACGCTCGGTCGCGGCCGTGCTGGCCGGTCCTGAAGCGACCTACGAGGACGCGAAGGGCCGCCTCCAGGTGCTCGCGGATCACTTCGGCGTGGACCTGACGACGCCGGCGACGGACCACCCGAGCTTCATCGACGGGCGGGTGGCCGAAATTCGCCTCGACGGGGATTCGGTGGGTGTTATCGGCGAACTCCACCCGGCGGTGCTCGTCGAGCACGACCTGGAGGTCCCGGTGGCTGGCTTCGAGTTCGAACTCGGAGCGCTTCGATAA
- the endA gene encoding tRNA-intron lyase has product MDATLSDGEVHVGGDARQRFFDSRGYGRPLTGNEIALAPVEAAHLLYRGDLDAVDGQGFREFLTARGPGFGPRFLVYVDLRDRGFYLSPAREGWVPDADPAVTASDGPDFVVYPRGSGPGDGEVAYRVTVYGERAEIEAGTLEPGVYAIVDEEGDLTYLAVEEFDPGGETTFDAPENAVGTLLDDRVLVWDPPESLYEDGFYGQPLAGRGASHEVLHLSLLEAADLAARGVLSLEGGGGVEALLERGRAVEGERFDRRLRVYRTVRDRGAVPRTGFKFGADFRVYRTVESASELGHSEFLVRARPRDFVFGPRDLALDVRMAHGVRKRMVYGLDGENGDTTRWLAVGRLTP; this is encoded by the coding sequence ATGGACGCCACGCTTTCCGATGGCGAGGTACACGTCGGTGGGGACGCGCGACAGCGCTTTTTCGACTCGCGTGGCTACGGCCGGCCGCTCACGGGGAACGAGATCGCACTCGCGCCCGTCGAGGCCGCCCACCTCCTCTACCGGGGGGATCTCGACGCCGTCGACGGCCAGGGCTTCCGCGAGTTCCTGACCGCCCGCGGGCCCGGCTTTGGCCCCCGGTTTCTGGTGTACGTCGACCTGCGCGATCGGGGGTTCTACCTTTCGCCCGCCCGCGAGGGGTGGGTTCCGGATGCCGACCCGGCAGTGACCGCTTCCGACGGACCCGACTTCGTCGTCTACCCGCGCGGGAGCGGCCCCGGCGACGGCGAGGTCGCCTATCGGGTGACGGTGTATGGCGAACGCGCCGAGATCGAGGCTGGGACCCTCGAACCGGGCGTGTACGCGATCGTCGACGAAGAGGGTGATCTGACCTATCTGGCCGTCGAGGAGTTCGATCCGGGCGGGGAGACGACCTTCGACGCCCCCGAGAACGCAGTCGGAACCCTCCTCGACGATCGCGTGCTCGTGTGGGACCCACCAGAATCGCTGTACGAGGACGGTTTTTATGGGCAGCCACTCGCGGGTCGGGGCGCGAGCCACGAGGTGCTCCACCTCTCCCTGCTCGAAGCGGCCGACCTCGCTGCTCGCGGGGTGCTCTCCCTGGAGGGGGGCGGGGGTGTAGAGGCGCTCCTCGAACGGGGGCGGGCTGTCGAGGGCGAGCGCTTCGACCGCCGGCTCCGGGTCTATCGCACCGTGCGTGATCGGGGCGCTGTCCCCCGGACCGGCTTCAAGTTTGGCGCGGATTTCCGGGTCTACCGGACCGTCGAGTCCGCCTCGGAACTGGGTCACTCGGAGTTCCTGGTGCGGGCCCGGCCCCGGGATTTCGTCTTCGGACCGCGGGACCTGGCCCTGGACGTGCGGATGGCCCACGGGGTCAGGAAGCGAATGGTATATGGCCTCGACGGGGAAAACGGGGACACGACACGGTGGCTCGCCGTTGGCCGCCTGACGCCCTGA
- the lpdA gene encoding dihydrolipoyl dehydrogenase, translating into MSGENVTHTELAIVGAGTAGYAAGIRAGQLGLDVTLIEAGAFGGTCLNFGCIPSKALIHATDVAHEASHAEEMGVYADPEVNFAEMVEWKDGIVDTLTGAVEKLNKANGVNVIEGTATFEDEHSLAVDLADGETESYEFDNALVATGSRPIEVPGFEFDGEYILSSKHALALEELPEELIVVGAGYIGMELSMVFAKLGVDVTVIEMLDAMLPGYDRDLISPVEDQAEALGIEFAFGEAASDWSEDGDGLVLETETEDGEVTAYEADKAIVAVGREPVTDSANLEALGIDFDDHGFVETDDQGRTTTDHVFAGGDVIGEPLLAHAGTAEGLVAVEAIAGEDASMADRAIPAAVFTDPEIAMVGLSAAEAEDAGHNTRIGEFPFRSSGRALTTGHQDGFVRIIGDADDGRVLGARIVGPKASELIAELGLAVETGATIEEVAETVHTHPTLAESTMEAAENALGQAIHTLNR; encoded by the coding sequence ATGTCCGGAGAGAATGTCACGCATACGGAACTCGCGATCGTCGGGGCGGGGACGGCCGGCTACGCGGCGGGAATCAGGGCGGGTCAGCTCGGGCTCGACGTCACGCTCATCGAGGCCGGAGCGTTCGGCGGCACCTGTCTGAACTTCGGGTGTATCCCATCCAAGGCACTGATCCACGCCACCGACGTGGCCCACGAAGCCAGCCACGCCGAGGAGATGGGTGTCTACGCCGACCCCGAGGTCAACTTCGCCGAGATGGTCGAGTGGAAGGACGGGATCGTCGACACCCTCACGGGTGCCGTCGAGAAACTCAACAAGGCAAACGGCGTGAACGTAATCGAAGGGACGGCCACCTTCGAGGACGAGCACAGCCTCGCTGTGGACCTGGCCGATGGCGAAACCGAGTCCTACGAGTTCGACAACGCGCTTGTGGCAACCGGCTCGCGGCCCATCGAGGTGCCCGGGTTCGAGTTCGACGGCGAGTACATCCTCTCCTCGAAGCACGCACTCGCCCTCGAGGAACTGCCAGAAGAACTGATCGTCGTCGGCGCGGGCTACATCGGGATGGAGCTCTCGATGGTCTTTGCCAAACTCGGCGTGGACGTGACCGTCATCGAGATGCTCGATGCGATGCTCCCGGGCTACGACCGGGATTTGATCTCGCCGGTCGAGGACCAGGCCGAGGCCCTGGGCATCGAGTTTGCGTTCGGCGAAGCCGCAAGCGACTGGTCGGAAGACGGCGACGGCCTGGTCCTCGAAACCGAGACCGAGGACGGCGAAGTCACCGCCTACGAAGCGGACAAAGCCATCGTGGCGGTCGGTCGCGAGCCGGTCACCGATTCGGCGAACCTCGAAGCCCTCGGAATCGACTTCGACGACCACGGCTTCGTCGAGACCGACGATCAGGGCCGGACGACCACCGACCACGTCTTCGCCGGGGGCGACGTGATCGGCGAGCCACTCCTTGCTCATGCCGGAACTGCCGAGGGGCTGGTCGCCGTCGAGGCCATCGCTGGCGAGGACGCCTCCATGGCCGACCGGGCCATCCCGGCTGCCGTGTTCACCGACCCGGAGATCGCCATGGTCGGGCTCTCCGCAGCCGAGGCCGAAGACGCGGGCCATAACACCCGGATCGGCGAGTTCCCATTCCGGTCGAGTGGCCGGGCGCTCACCACCGGCCACCAGGACGGATTCGTCCGGATCATCGGCGACGCGGACGACGGCCGGGTCCTCGGAGCCCGGATCGTGGGCCCGAAGGCCTCAGAGCTGATCGCCGAACTCGGGCTGGCCGTCGAGACTGGCGCAACGATCGAGGAAGTGGCCGAGACGGTCCACACCCACCCCACCCTCGCGGAGTCGACGATGGAGGCCGCGGAGAACGCCCTCGGCCAGGCGATCCACACGCTGAACCGATAG
- a CDS encoding DEAD/DEAH box helicase: MDVAEVVPEFADVFPFDSFNEMQRTALPAVLEREDNVVISAPTGSGKTALAELAIIKALAAGGTALFIAPMRALTNEKESEWERIEQLGHSVYVVTGERDLNPRRAERADVLVMTPEKVDSATRKHDTPRYSFVTDVDVVVIDEVHLLDSRSRGSVLEVVVSRLRRLVDPRIVALSATMENIEEVAAWLEAPEAATFDFGPSYRPVDLHAGVETYTHGENAFADKYRRLYTALDLAEPHLTEDGQALVFVSSRQDTVKAAETARDEIAERDIPVGARGDYDFHSETQVLDNDTLRQSVLDGVAFHHAGLSKSDKDHVEAWFRAGKIDLLFSTSTLAWGVNLPARCVVIRDTKLHDPLEGEVDMSPLDILQMLGRAGRPGYDDVGYGWVVADRAEADKYRRLLRDGKEIESRLAESLPEHVNAEIALGTIEGLGDVMDWLETTFYFQRAGYAPGEQAYEDVRERVRAVLDDLLDRGFVETDPDLGLSSTPLGQLASGYYLRLPTAKRFRDLVDSEPAAEPVLAAVARAEEFDSVSAREAEREAIDGVLGSAGGSLDPGARKVLAILQASMDGDLPPELRSDAWVIRQNALRLLAAVRAFFDRFDRPAGANLTRRLQARIETGVPPEAVGLTAIDGIGAGRGQRLAQAGLTDPGAVVEAGVSGLVEAGLGEEVARSVTNHAAGLPRVEIDWGAFPETVSAGENDLQQVAVRNVGGGARLGIRVTVNGVEMTRSVNYVTDVEQVPVGVFGSDNDELTYAVTITFPDHPLQPLTETRTVAVE; this comes from the coding sequence ATGGACGTCGCCGAGGTCGTGCCCGAATTCGCCGACGTATTTCCCTTCGATTCCTTCAACGAGATGCAGCGAACGGCCCTGCCGGCGGTCCTCGAACGCGAGGACAACGTCGTGATCAGCGCGCCGACTGGCAGCGGGAAGACGGCGCTTGCGGAACTCGCGATCATCAAGGCGCTGGCTGCGGGCGGGACCGCGCTCTTCATCGCCCCGATGCGGGCGCTCACCAACGAGAAGGAAAGCGAGTGGGAACGCATCGAACAGCTCGGGCACTCGGTGTATGTCGTCACCGGCGAGCGGGATCTCAACCCCCGTCGGGCCGAGCGCGCGGACGTGCTGGTGATGACTCCGGAGAAGGTCGATTCGGCCACCCGCAAGCACGACACGCCACGCTATTCGTTTGTGACCGACGTGGACGTGGTAGTCATCGACGAGGTGCACCTGCTTGACTCACGGTCGCGGGGCAGCGTTCTGGAGGTCGTCGTCTCGCGGCTGCGTCGACTCGTCGATCCCCGGATCGTCGCGCTCTCGGCCACGATGGAGAACATCGAGGAGGTCGCCGCCTGGCTGGAGGCCCCCGAGGCCGCGACCTTCGACTTCGGGCCCAGCTATCGGCCGGTCGACCTCCACGCCGGGGTCGAAACCTACACGCACGGCGAGAACGCCTTCGCGGACAAGTATCGGCGGCTGTACACTGCGCTGGACCTGGCCGAACCCCATCTCACCGAGGACGGCCAGGCACTGGTCTTTGTCTCCTCGCGACAGGACACCGTCAAAGCCGCGGAGACCGCCCGCGACGAGATCGCCGAGCGGGACATCCCGGTCGGGGCTCGCGGGGATTATGATTTCCACTCAGAGACCCAGGTTCTTGACAACGACACGCTCCGCCAGTCGGTGCTCGACGGGGTGGCCTTTCATCACGCGGGGCTCTCGAAGTCGGACAAGGACCACGTCGAGGCCTGGTTCCGGGCGGGCAAGATCGATCTCCTGTTCTCGACCTCCACGCTCGCCTGGGGCGTGAATCTGCCCGCCCGCTGTGTCGTGATTCGTGATACCAAACTGCACGACCCGCTGGAGGGCGAGGTGGACATGAGTCCCCTGGACATCCTCCAGATGCTCGGGCGGGCGGGGCGGCCCGGCTACGACGACGTGGGCTATGGCTGGGTCGTCGCGGACCGGGCGGAGGCGGACAAATACCGTCGGCTCCTGCGGGACGGCAAGGAGATCGAATCCCGCCTGGCCGAGAGCCTTCCGGAACACGTCAACGCCGAGATCGCGCTGGGGACGATCGAGGGCCTGGGGGACGTGATGGACTGGCTGGAGACGACCTTCTACTTCCAGCGAGCGGGGTATGCCCCGGGCGAGCAGGCATACGAGGACGTGCGCGAGCGGGTGCGTGCGGTCCTCGATGACCTGCTCGATCGCGGCTTCGTCGAGACCGATCCTGACCTGGGGCTGTCCTCGACTCCGCTGGGGCAACTCGCCTCGGGCTACTACCTCCGGCTTCCCACCGCGAAGCGATTCCGCGACCTCGTGGACAGCGAACCGGCAGCAGAGCCGGTGCTCGCCGCCGTGGCCCGAGCCGAGGAGTTCGACAGCGTGAGCGCCCGGGAGGCCGAACGCGAGGCGATCGACGGCGTGCTGGGTTCGGCCGGTGGCTCGCTCGATCCGGGCGCTCGAAAGGTGCTGGCGATCCTGCAAGCGAGTATGGACGGGGACCTGCCGCCGGAACTCCGGTCGGATGCCTGGGTCATCCGCCAGAACGCACTCCGGCTGCTGGCTGCGGTCCGGGCCTTTTTCGACCGGTTCGACCGCCCCGCCGGCGCGAACCTCACGCGACGGCTCCAGGCCCGGATCGAGACGGGGGTCCCGCCCGAGGCGGTCGGGCTCACCGCGATCGACGGGATCGGAGCCGGCCGCGGGCAACGACTCGCCCAGGCGGGACTCACCGACCCCGGGGCAGTCGTCGAGGCGGGCGTCTCCGGCCTCGTCGAGGCCGGGCTGGGCGAGGAAGTCGCCCGCTCGGTGACAAACCACGCGGCCGGACTCCCCCGGGTCGAGATCGACTGGGGGGCCTTCCCCGAGACCGTTTCGGCCGGCGAGAACGACCTCCAGCAGGTCGCGGTTCGGAACGTCGGGGGCGGCGCGAGGCTGGGAATTCGGGTGACGGTCAACGGCGTCGAGATGACCCGGTCGGTCAACTACGTGACAGACGTAGAACAGGTCCCGGTGGGCGTGTTCGGTTCGGACAACGACGAACTCACCTACGCCGTAACGATTACCTTCCCCGACCACCCGCTCCAGCCGCTGACCGAGACCCGGACGGTCGCCGTCGAGTAG
- a CDS encoding endonuclease NucS domain-containing protein, with amino-acid sequence MQDSIRVIAGQCTVTHEGDSTSESEGQVVVLVKPDNTVLVHDATGYRPAGWLTRAESVQLSLSEQAIDLRARIEETELRVTGEDVTVTEFPATVAGPAVGTCPTCGAQMVRAGGEVVCLGCGDAYALPRDATVTDRTCSDCGLPTISVTRGAALEVCLDRRCDPIDEAVRERFDGEWTCPTCGSDLEIDRQRTLGARCPNCEVHYPIPDGVVDGTCACGLPVFETDHGRRCLDPDCTLGDLDADSPPEPRH; translated from the coding sequence ATGCAGGACTCGATCCGCGTGATCGCCGGCCAGTGTACTGTTACTCACGAGGGCGACTCGACCAGCGAATCCGAGGGGCAGGTCGTCGTGCTGGTGAAACCCGACAACACCGTGCTCGTTCACGACGCGACGGGCTACCGACCGGCCGGGTGGCTCACACGCGCCGAGTCGGTTCAGCTCTCCCTCTCCGAGCAGGCCATCGACTTGCGGGCCCGGATCGAGGAGACCGAACTCCGGGTCACCGGCGAGGACGTGACCGTCACCGAGTTCCCGGCCACGGTCGCTGGGCCCGCAGTCGGGACCTGTCCCACTTGCGGGGCGCAAATGGTGCGCGCCGGCGGGGAGGTCGTCTGTCTGGGCTGTGGGGACGCCTACGCGCTGCCCCGTGACGCCACCGTCACGGATCGGACCTGCTCGGATTGTGGGCTCCCGACCATCTCGGTGACGCGTGGGGCGGCCCTGGAGGTCTGTCTCGACCGGCGCTGTGATCCTATCGACGAGGCCGTTCGGGAGCGATTCGACGGCGAGTGGACCTGTCCGACCTGCGGCTCGGACCTGGAGATCGACCGCCAGCGAACACTCGGCGCTCGCTGCCCGAACTGTGAGGTGCACTATCCCATCCCCGACGGTGTCGTCGATGGCACCTGTGCCTGTGGCCTCCCCGTCTTCGAGACCGACCACGGTCGGCGGTGTCTCGATCCGGACTGCACCCTGGGCGATCTGGACGCCGATTCCCCGCCCGAGCCGCGGCATTGA